One Mycobacterium sp. SMC-4 DNA window includes the following coding sequences:
- a CDS encoding glycosyltransferase gives MARYLLAATPLRGHLMPLMVVGSGLRSLGHDVTMLTGAEFADAVRDTGLNMVALPDEIRIDPPAAAPLLLRNLPAPLRRFWLGRAELRSVFVDPLNAEADALRAVLDSAPFDAILADVTFTGALAVLTGDAPRPPIVACGVAPLTLSSRDTPPFGLAWQPRKGRDYRRMTRATHRVIMRDSQRAFDAALRRAGGSAAPVFVSDWPRLAEAVVQLSVSGFEYPRGDLPETVEFVGPALPAADAAFEAPPWWPELRAAATVVLVTQGTFDNADLDQLIAPTLRGLAACDDVLVVATTGGRAGQQLPDHIPANARVTDWVPYSALMPHVDVMITNGGYGGVQYALSHGVPLVVAGETSDKAEVAARVSYSGVGIDLKTSTPTSEAVRAAVSRVRHDDRYRASAQRLRAEIEAVTPIDAIANALKRCCDA, from the coding sequence TTGGCGCGCTATCTGCTGGCGGCGACCCCTCTTCGCGGTCACCTCATGCCGCTGATGGTGGTCGGCTCAGGTCTGCGGTCACTCGGCCACGACGTCACCATGCTGACCGGGGCAGAATTCGCCGACGCGGTGCGCGACACCGGACTGAACATGGTCGCGCTGCCCGATGAGATCCGCATCGATCCACCGGCCGCCGCGCCGCTGCTGTTACGCAACCTGCCTGCGCCGCTTCGCCGGTTCTGGCTGGGACGTGCTGAATTACGCTCGGTGTTCGTCGATCCGCTCAACGCCGAAGCCGACGCCCTGCGCGCAGTCCTGGACAGCGCACCGTTCGACGCGATCTTGGCCGATGTCACGTTCACCGGCGCCTTGGCGGTCCTGACGGGCGATGCGCCCCGTCCGCCGATCGTGGCGTGCGGGGTCGCTCCGCTGACGCTGTCGAGCCGGGACACGCCGCCGTTCGGACTGGCGTGGCAACCCAGGAAGGGGCGCGACTATCGCCGGATGACCCGGGCCACGCACCGCGTGATCATGCGCGATAGTCAACGCGCCTTCGACGCTGCGCTACGGCGAGCCGGGGGCAGCGCAGCGCCGGTGTTCGTCAGCGACTGGCCGCGGCTGGCCGAAGCGGTGGTGCAGCTGTCGGTGTCGGGATTCGAGTACCCACGCGGTGACCTTCCCGAGACGGTCGAGTTCGTCGGTCCGGCGCTCCCCGCGGCCGACGCAGCGTTCGAGGCGCCCCCCTGGTGGCCTGAACTGCGCGCGGCCGCGACGGTCGTGTTGGTCACCCAGGGCACCTTCGACAATGCAGACCTCGACCAGCTGATCGCCCCCACGCTGCGCGGGCTCGCTGCGTGTGACGATGTCCTCGTCGTCGCCACCACCGGCGGGCGGGCCGGTCAACAGTTGCCCGACCACATCCCGGCCAACGCGCGGGTCACCGACTGGGTGCCGTACTCGGCGCTGATGCCGCATGTGGACGTGATGATCACCAACGGTGGGTACGGCGGCGTGCAGTACGCGCTGAGCCACGGCGTTCCGCTGGTGGTCGCGGGCGAGACCTCGGACAAGGCCGAAGTGGCTGCGCGGGTGTCCTACAGCGGCGTCGGCATCGATCTGAAAACGTCGACTCCGACATCTGAGGCGGTGCGCGCAGCCGTCAGCCGCGTCCGCCATGACGACCGCTACCGGGCGTCTGCGCAACGGCTGCGCGCCGAAATCGAGGCGGTCACGCCGATCGACGCCATCGCCAACGCGCTCAAGCGGTGTTGCGACGCCTGA
- a CDS encoding LLM class flavin-dependent oxidoreductase yields the protein MRFTYAEAMTDPTYYIPLAQAAEAAGYHAMTIPDSIAYPFESDSKYPYTPDGNREFLDGKAFIEAFVLTAALCAVTTRLRFNHFVLKLPIRPPALVAKQAGSLAALFDNRLGLGVGTSPWPEDYELMDVPFARRGKRMDECIEIIRGLTSGDYFEFHGEFYDIPKTKMTPAPSKPVPILIGGHADAALRRAARNDGWMHGGGDPEELGPLLEKLDRFRDEAGTADKKDYEVHVISLDAYTPDGIKRLEDKGVTDVIVGFRIPYITGQDTEPLDAKIRNLEMFAENVIAKV from the coding sequence GTGCGATTCACTTATGCCGAAGCGATGACCGACCCGACGTACTACATTCCGTTGGCCCAGGCCGCCGAGGCGGCTGGCTACCACGCGATGACGATTCCCGACAGCATCGCCTATCCGTTCGAGTCGGACTCGAAGTACCCCTACACCCCCGACGGCAACCGCGAGTTCCTCGACGGCAAAGCGTTCATCGAGGCGTTCGTGTTGACCGCGGCGTTGTGCGCGGTGACCACCAGGTTGCGGTTCAACCACTTCGTGCTGAAGCTGCCGATCCGGCCGCCCGCCCTGGTGGCCAAGCAGGCCGGTTCGCTGGCTGCGCTGTTCGACAACCGGCTCGGACTCGGGGTCGGCACCAGCCCGTGGCCGGAGGACTACGAGTTGATGGACGTACCGTTCGCCAGACGGGGCAAGCGGATGGACGAGTGCATCGAGATCATCCGCGGCCTGACCTCCGGGGACTACTTCGAGTTCCACGGCGAGTTCTACGACATCCCCAAGACCAAGATGACACCGGCGCCGTCCAAACCAGTGCCGATCCTGATCGGTGGGCACGCCGACGCCGCGCTGCGCCGCGCGGCCCGCAATGACGGCTGGATGCACGGTGGCGGTGACCCTGAGGAGCTCGGCCCGCTGCTGGAGAAGCTCGACCGCTTCCGCGACGAGGCCGGGACCGCCGACAAGAAGGACTACGAAGTCCACGTGATCTCGCTCGACGCCTACACCCCCGACGGCATCAAGCGTCTGGAGGACAAAGGCGTCACGGATGTGATCGTCGGGTTCCGGATTCCCTACATCACCGGCCAGGACACCGAGCCGCTGGACGCCAAGATCCGCAATCTGGAGATGTTCGCCGAGAATGTGATCGCCAAGGTCTGA
- a CDS encoding class I SAM-dependent methyltransferase produces MTAGPYDVPGAFDAGAKSYDVLVSANPGYHEHLKLSARRMQLPDQGRGLRLLDIGCGTGASTAALLDAAPHAEIVAVDGSAGMLEEARSKHWPDAVTFVHSRAENLADAGVTGPFDGILAAYLVRNLGDPDVVLQTLCRLLRPGGVLAVHEYSVRDSRAATALWNAVCASVIIPAGRIRSGDAGLYRYLRRSVNRFDGAREFQDRLRRIGFVDVQEMTVPGWQRKIVHTFLGRRPSN; encoded by the coding sequence ATGACAGCCGGGCCTTATGACGTTCCTGGTGCCTTCGACGCCGGGGCCAAGTCCTATGACGTGCTGGTCAGCGCCAACCCCGGCTATCACGAGCACCTGAAGTTGTCGGCCCGCCGGATGCAACTTCCCGATCAGGGGCGCGGCCTGCGACTGCTCGACATCGGCTGCGGCACGGGCGCCTCCACCGCGGCATTGTTGGATGCGGCACCGCACGCCGAGATCGTTGCCGTCGACGGTTCGGCCGGCATGCTCGAGGAAGCCAGGTCCAAGCACTGGCCGGACGCGGTGACCTTCGTGCACAGCAGGGCGGAGAACTTGGCCGACGCCGGCGTCACCGGGCCTTTTGACGGCATCCTTGCCGCCTATCTGGTGCGCAATCTTGGCGACCCCGACGTGGTGCTGCAGACCCTGTGCCGCCTGCTGCGCCCCGGCGGGGTACTTGCTGTGCACGAGTATTCGGTGCGTGACTCCCGGGCGGCCACCGCACTCTGGAACGCCGTGTGCGCGTCGGTGATCATCCCGGCGGGGCGCATCCGGTCGGGCGACGCGGGGCTCTACCGTTACCTGCGGCGCAGTGTCAACCGCTTCGACGGGGCGCGCGAGTTCCAGGATCGATTGCGGCGCATCGGGTTCGTCGACGTCCAGGAGATGACAGTTCCGGGCTGGCAGCGCAAAATCGTGCACACGTTCCTCGGCCGGCGTCCGTCGAATTAG
- a CDS encoding DUF4873 domain-containing protein, producing the protein MSTIVIGDGDGFTGIVLADATERNYDIETDMWTVRASDGRTATARTVVDTRSSTDPTVAVHGLPNHFRTPGPDVARQTRFVARCLDLMTRSGLARIEAKSRVTVRRWRPQPVRSRFYLSAAAPDDVDIYDGPVSVTLEDREIPARARLRGHVAAIDGHYHWRGTLTGDLSPDVLHGRRVLTVSIAGRTGQARVVERTPWGSVTVAGDGEPPFGSATRPVTNS; encoded by the coding sequence GTGAGCACGATCGTGATCGGCGACGGTGACGGGTTCACCGGCATCGTCCTGGCAGATGCCACCGAGCGCAACTACGACATCGAGACCGATATGTGGACGGTGCGGGCGTCCGATGGACGCACGGCGACCGCGCGCACCGTCGTGGACACCCGGTCCTCGACAGACCCGACGGTGGCCGTGCACGGCCTGCCGAACCACTTCCGCACACCCGGTCCCGACGTCGCTCGCCAGACCCGCTTCGTGGCGCGCTGCCTGGACCTGATGACCCGGTCGGGTCTCGCCCGGATAGAGGCGAAGTCGCGGGTGACCGTACGCCGGTGGCGTCCCCAACCGGTGCGGTCGCGCTTCTACCTCAGCGCGGCGGCGCCCGACGACGTTGACATCTACGACGGTCCCGTCTCGGTGACTCTGGAGGATCGCGAGATCCCGGCCCGCGCCCGCCTCCGCGGCCACGTCGCGGCCATCGACGGTCACTATCACTGGCGCGGCACCCTCACCGGTGACCTGTCGCCCGACGTTCTGCATGGCCGACGTGTCCTGACGGTGTCGATCGCCGGACGGACCGGGCAGGCGCGGGTGGTCGAGCGGACGCCGTGGGGCAGCGTGACCGTTGCCGGCGACGGTGAACCTCCGTTCGGGTCGGCAACCCGACCGGTGACGAATTCGTGA